From one Bos javanicus breed banteng chromosome 15, ARS-OSU_banteng_1.0, whole genome shotgun sequence genomic stretch:
- the ADM gene encoding pro-adrenomedullin isoform X2, translating to MKLVPVALLYLGSLAFLGVDTARLDVAAEFRKKWNKWALSRGKRELRESSSYPTGLADVKAGPVQTLIRPQDVKGASRSPQASPDAARIRVKRYRQSLNNFQGLRSFGCRFGTCTVQKLAHQIYHFTDKDKDGSAPRSKISPQGYGRRRRRSLPEAGLGRTLLQPPEPKLRGAPDSRVHQVLATLRI from the exons ATGAAGCTGGTTCCCGTCGCCCTCCTGTACCTGGGGTCGCTCGCCTTCCTAGGCGTGGACACGGCACGGCTCGACGTGGCGGCAGAGTTCCGAAAGAA ATGGAATAAGTGGGCTCTAAGTCGTGGAAAAAGAGAACTTCGCGAGTCCAGTAGCTACCCCACCGGGCTCGCCGACGTGAAGGCCGGGCCTGTCCAGACTCTTATTCGGCCCCAGGATGTAAAGGGCGCCTCTCGAAGCCCTCAGGCCAG TCCTGACGCAGCCCGCATCCGAGTCAAGCGCTACCGCCAGAGTTTGAACAACTTCCAGGGCCTGCGGAGCTTCGGTTGTCGCTTCGGGACGTGCACGGTGCAGAAGTTGGCGCATCAGATCTACCATTTCACGGACAAGGACAAGGACGGATCCGCCCCCAGGAGCAAGATCAGCCCCCAGGGCTACGGCCGTCGGCGCCGACGTTCACTGCCTGAGGCCGGCTTGGGTCGGACTCTATTACAGCCTCCAGAGCCAAAGCTGCGAGGGGCCCCGGACTCCCGGGTGCATCAAGTACTTGCCACCCTCAGGATTTAG
- the ADM gene encoding pro-adrenomedullin isoform X1 — translation MKLVPVALLYLGSLAFLGVDTARLDVAAEFRKKWNKWALSRGKRELRESSSYPTGLADVKAGPVQTLIRPQDVKGASRSPQASSPDAARIRVKRYRQSLNNFQGLRSFGCRFGTCTVQKLAHQIYHFTDKDKDGSAPRSKISPQGYGRRRRRSLPEAGLGRTLLQPPEPKLRGAPDSRVHQVLATLRI, via the exons ATGAAGCTGGTTCCCGTCGCCCTCCTGTACCTGGGGTCGCTCGCCTTCCTAGGCGTGGACACGGCACGGCTCGACGTGGCGGCAGAGTTCCGAAAGAA ATGGAATAAGTGGGCTCTAAGTCGTGGAAAAAGAGAACTTCGCGAGTCCAGTAGCTACCCCACCGGGCTCGCCGACGTGAAGGCCGGGCCTGTCCAGACTCTTATTCGGCCCCAGGATGTAAAGGGCGCCTCTCGAAGCCCTCAGGCCAG CAGTCCTGACGCAGCCCGCATCCGAGTCAAGCGCTACCGCCAGAGTTTGAACAACTTCCAGGGCCTGCGGAGCTTCGGTTGTCGCTTCGGGACGTGCACGGTGCAGAAGTTGGCGCATCAGATCTACCATTTCACGGACAAGGACAAGGACGGATCCGCCCCCAGGAGCAAGATCAGCCCCCAGGGCTACGGCCGTCGGCGCCGACGTTCACTGCCTGAGGCCGGCTTGGGTCGGACTCTATTACAGCCTCCAGAGCCAAAGCTGCGAGGGGCCCCGGACTCCCGGGTGCATCAAGTACTTGCCACCCTCAGGATTTAG